The following is a genomic window from Thermodesulfobacteriota bacterium.
TTCGTCAATTCTCCTCAAACCGTCAATTAAAAGACCCATAAAATACCCCAAAACCGGGGCTTTCATTTCATCCGAAGGTAAACCGGGAACAAATTTGAATCTGCCCTTTTTTTCTTTGAGAACTTCAAAAAAGGCTTCCTTGCCCTTAACGTTATCGTATTCAGCGCTGATCAAATTTCCATCCATGAAAGACAGTTTTGCTTCCCCTCTGGATAAGGATAAGTTTAACAGACCCGTTTTCTCGGTGACATTAAGACTCTGAAATAGTTCGGGAGGTGGAATTTCAGAGAGCTGTCCGCTCATTCCGGATGCGAGTTCTTCGGACATAAAAACATTCGATTCGGCAAGTCTTCGAGTCAAAAGACGATTGAAATACATTTGGAGTGATGAGGATTTCTTTAAAACTTTTAAAAAATCCTTTCCCCGAATCGACAAAACGGTTGCTGGAGACAAAACTTTTATGGTGGCTCCAACAGGATTACCGCTTATCAAGCTCATTTCACCAAAAACTTCACCTTTTTCCAGGACGGACATACTGATTCCATCTTCGTTCAGCACTTCAACTCTTCCGGAGACAATGATGAATAAATAATTACCGGTGTCGCCTTTTTTGATGATTTGATCATTGGCAGCGAACTTTCTAAGCTTTAAAAAAGGGATAAGATCTTTAAGGTCATGTTCATCAATGGACTGAAAAATAGAAAATTTGCTCAACAAATTTGCAATCAC
Proteins encoded in this region:
- a CDS encoding cyclic nucleotide-binding domain-containing protein; translated protein: MKNSVFTIIEERDCPYYQKGDEFKLTGNAILLEYKKTKEFITTAVIKMPFEQPSCRKLIGDLTKILIKHESMDKIPQCVINCSGCTGSITLEYRKNGKIKPPAETDKNQSNIGVIANLLSKFSIFQSIDEHDLKDLIPFLKLRKFAANDQIIKKGDTGNYLFIIVSGRVEVLNEDGISMSVLEKGEVFGEMSLISGNPVGATIKVLSPATVLSIRGKDFLKVLKKSSSLQMYFNRLLTRRLAESNVFMSEELASGMSGQLSEIPPPELFQSLNVTEKTGLLNLSLSRGEAKLSFMDGNLISAEYDNVKGKEAFFEVLKEKKGRFKFVPGLPSDEMKAPVLGYFMGLLIDGLRRIDEESKETE